CCAAACTTAATCTCAACAGACGGATCTGCAACTCCGTGACTATCGAAGACACGATTTGCATAAATCGAAGAATCAAAATGATATTTCTGGCCCTTATATTCCACATCCATTGCCGTAGCCGGTGTCAGGAATCCCTTATTTGCTGCGGTTGCTGCGATGGAACGTGCATCCATCAGTGCAACGGAAGAGATCTGTCCGCTCTGCAGCTTGGAGCCTTCACGGTTCGGGAAGTTTCTGGTGGAGTGACGGATTGACAACGCATTGTTTGCCGGTGTATCTCCAGCTCCGAAGCACGGTCCGCAGAATGCAGTCTTCACGATGGTTCCTGCTTCCATCAGATCAGCGATCGCTCCGTTTTTCACCAGTTCCATATAAATCGGAGTACTTGCCGGATAAACACTGAATGTAAATTCATCGGCTCCGATGTTTCTTCCTTTAATAATGTCTGCTGCCGCACAGATATTTTCAAATCCACCACCGGCACATCCTGCAATGATTCCCTGCTCTACATACAATTTTCCATCAATTACTTTATCCTGTAAACGATAATCCACTGCTCCATCCAGACTTACAAGAGCTTTCTGTTCTACATCATGAAGAATATCTTTCAGATTCGCATTCAGTTCATCAATGGTATATGTGTTGCTCGGATGGAACGGCATTGCGATCATCGGCTTGATCTCGCTTAAGTTTACATAAACCATGCCATCATAGTAAGCACATGCTCCAGGATTCAGTTCTTTATAGTCACCCTCACGTCCGTGGATCTCGTAGAATTCGCGAATCTTCTCATCTGTTTTCCAGATGGAAGACAGACAGGTTGTCTCTGTGGTCATAACGTCTACGCCGATTCGGAAATCTGCGCTCAGTTTTTCCACGCCAGGTCCTACAAATTCCATCACTTTATTGTTTACATAGCCATTTCCAAATGTAGCTCCGATGATTGCCAGTGCCACATCCTGCGGTCCTACGCCCTTCATCGGCTCGCCGTCCAGATAAATACCGATCACGCCCGGCATCTTAATGTCATAGGTCTTGTTCAGCAACTGTTTTACCAGCTCCGGTCCACCTTCTCCCATCGCCATGGTTCCCAGTGCTCCGTAACGGGTATGACTGTCAGATCCCAGGATCATGCGTCCGCCGCCTGCCAGCATTTCACGGGCAAACTGATGGATAACTGCCTGATGAGGCGGTACATAAACTCCACCGTATTTCTTTGCACAGGTCAGACCAAACATGTGGTCATCTTCATTGATGGTTCCGCCGACTGCACACAGAGAGTTGTGGCAGTTGGTCAGCACGTAAGGAATCGGGAATTTCTCCAGCCCGGATGCTCTTGCGGTCTGAATGATTCCGACAAATGTAATATCATGGGAAGTCAGCTTATCAAACTTGATCTGCAGATTTTCCATATTTCCAGACGTATTGTGGGCTTCCAGAATTCCGTAAGCGATCGTATTTTTCGCTGCCTCTTCCTTCGGGATTGGAGCCTGCACACTTCCGTTATCTTCGATAATCTCGGTGCCGTTTTTCAGATACACACCGTTTTCGTATAATTTAATCATAGTGCCTCCTTTGGTCTTTCCTGTCTTTTTTCTTCAACGATTAAAGTTCCCATAGGCATTATTTTATCATGACGTGATATTCTTGTAAAGAAGCGGACTTTGGCAATTCAGCGCGATTTTTCTTGTTTTTCAGGACTGCTGTTGCCTTTTTTCTATGCAAGAAATTCTTCCAGAATATGCCGGATTGCTTCTTCTTTCCGCCGGGTTTCTTCTTCCGACATGGCAACCCGTCCTCCGCTCTCTTTCTGTCCACCGTCCCTCAGAACGTTTTCCCTCTGCATACTTTCTCTCTGTATACTTTCTCTTTGTACATTTTCTTTTTGTACATTTTCTTTCTGTGCATTTCCTTTCAGAAAACCTCCCTGCTCCGGTTTCTTAATCATCTCCCGAACCGCCTGACGGGCATTTTCGCCCCGATCCCGAACGATTTCTCTGCGCTCGGCATGCGTTCCGTTTTCCATACGATCTGATCCGGACACGCCCGGATTTCTTTGCTCTTCCTCAATCTGAATTGCCAGTGAATCGGCATGCTCTGCGCCTCTGTTTTCCATCCCTCTTGCGTCTGCATTTCTTCCTTCCGTCGCTCCCGTTGGCTCCGGGCTGATTACATTTAATTTTTCCCGCTCATAAGTCCGCACTCTCTGATTCCGGTGCACGTAGATATTTTCCAGAAAATCTACCATGTAAATTCGGATCATTTCCAGCTTATAAGATTCATTTGACAGGCGAAACAAGGTAAACAAAAGCACCACTTCTGCTGCACCGGTCATGCCATAGCGATACATCATTTCTCCCAGTCCCTGCTGATGATACCAGACCGCCATTCCAAACACCGCCAGCAATGCCGCAAACCAGATACTCTGCCTTTGCACCTCCTGCCAGCTATGTAAACGCAATCCCACGCATCGATACTCCCGCAGATATTTTTCTACGAAGACTTCAGGGTTGTCCACCGTATCATGTGCCAGGCAGGCATGTTCATATTTCGCCCGCACCAGTTTCATCAGCCGGTGATTACTCTTTGACATATTTGCCGCTGCATATTCCAGCTTCCTCGTTGCCGTACTGCTGATGATCTTCGCTAGGATTCCGATTCCTCCAACGACTGCCATCAGATAAAAGATTCCATTAGTTTCTGTCCATACATTCCACATAATCGCTCCTCCTGTTTTTCTCTGCACTGATTATAGCGCATCCACCGTCCGGCAGGTTCGATTATCGTATGCCATGATTCTACAAGTCCCTTCTCCTGAATGGATGATTTTGTCGGATTTTCCCTCTTTCCAGTCACTCCCTCTTTTCTTCTCCTTTCGTTTCAAGGATCGCCTGCTCTTTCAGTTTCGCTGTTTATCCGGTTCATTCGCTCGCCTCTTCCCGAAAATTTATCCGCCCCTTTTTCCTCAAGCACTCCCGGATTCTGTCGAACCCCTGTCGAACGTTTTTTCTCCGTCTGGTTTTTTTGGCTCAAGTCTGTTATAATCAACTTCGACAGAAAGTTCTATAATTTTCAGATAGGAGGTTGACTGACTTATGGAATACACTCCAAAAGGCGTCTGTTCACAGAAGATCACCTTTGAGATCGAAGATAACAAAGTGAAATCTGTTCGGTTCTATGGCGGATGCAGCGGAAATACACAGGGAGTTGCAAGACTGGTAGAAGGCATGGATGTAGACGATGCCATCTCCCGTATGGAAGGCATCAAATGCGGATTCAAATCCACATCATGTCCGGATCAGCTTGCACAGGCACTGAAAGAAGCAGCCGGGAAATAATTCCTGACTGCTTCTTTTTTAGACAAAGCTTAGACTGTTACATTAGAAAATACTAATTAGTATTTATGATACAATTCCAGAAAGGAATTGAGGCAGCCGCTCCAGTTGAAGCGCCCCTCGCGGGACT
This window of the Mediterraneibacter butyricigenes genome carries:
- a CDS encoding hydratase codes for the protein MIKLYENGVYLKNGTEIIEDNGSVQAPIPKEEAAKNTIAYGILEAHNTSGNMENLQIKFDKLTSHDITFVGIIQTARASGLEKFPIPYVLTNCHNSLCAVGGTINEDDHMFGLTCAKKYGGVYVPPHQAVIHQFAREMLAGGGRMILGSDSHTRYGALGTMAMGEGGPELVKQLLNKTYDIKMPGVIGIYLDGEPMKGVGPQDVALAIIGATFGNGYVNNKVMEFVGPGVEKLSADFRIGVDVMTTETTCLSSIWKTDEKIREFYEIHGREGDYKELNPGACAYYDGMVYVNLSEIKPMIAMPFHPSNTYTIDELNANLKDILHDVEQKALVSLDGAVDYRLQDKVIDGKLYVEQGIIAGCAGGGFENICAAADIIKGRNIGADEFTFSVYPASTPIYMELVKNGAIADLMEAGTIVKTAFCGPCFGAGDTPANNALSIRHSTRNFPNREGSKLQSGQISSVALMDARSIAATAANKGFLTPATAMDVEYKGQKYHFDSSIYANRVFDSHGVADPSVEIKFGPNIKDWPEMSALPENLILKVVSEIHDPVTTTDELIPSGETSSYRSNPLGLAEFALSRKDPAYVGRAKEVQKAQKAIEAGTCPLDALEELKPVVTAIRKDFPEVGEGNLGVGSTIFAVKPGDGSAREQAASCQKVLGGWANIANEYATKRYRSNLINWGMLPFLTEEDHEALSFKNGDYIFVPEIRKAVEDKNSEIKAYVVDGENLKEIQLKLGDMTDTEREIILKGCLINYYRG
- a CDS encoding TIGR03905 family TSCPD domain-containing protein; the protein is MEYTPKGVCSQKITFEIEDNKVKSVRFYGGCSGNTQGVARLVEGMDVDDAISRMEGIKCGFKSTSCPDQLAQALKEAAGK